A stretch of Saccharothrix texasensis DNA encodes these proteins:
- a CDS encoding dihydroorotase: MNPLILKGVRPYGEGDPTDVLIRDGVIAAIGGITEDADVVEGNGAVLLPGFVDLHTHLREPGREDTETIATGSAAAALGGYTAVFAMANTSPVADNEVVVRHVARRGREVGLVDVHPVGAVTVGLEGVKLAELGTMAKAGARMFSDDGHCVHDPLIMRRALEYSKALDVVVAQHAEEPRLTVGAQAHEGEQASRLGLQGWPAAAEESIVARDCLLALHAGARLHVCHVSTTGTADVLRWAKARGTEVSAEVTPHHLLLTDERLATYDPVNKVNPPLRTAADVEVLRRALAEGVIDCVATDHAPHAVQDKDTEWSAARPGMLGLQTALSIVVETMVKTGLLDWRGVARVMSERPAGIAGLPDQGRPIEVGEPANLVLVDPDATWTVRGAEFASIAANTPFEGMELPGAVVATLLRGRVTAVGGRIPA, encoded by the coding sequence GTGAACCCCTTGATCCTCAAGGGAGTACGACCGTACGGCGAGGGCGACCCGACCGATGTGCTGATCCGCGACGGCGTGATCGCCGCGATCGGTGGGATCACCGAGGACGCGGACGTGGTCGAGGGGAACGGCGCGGTCCTGCTGCCCGGCTTCGTCGACCTGCACACCCACCTGCGCGAACCCGGCCGCGAGGACACCGAGACCATCGCCACCGGCTCGGCCGCCGCCGCGCTGGGCGGCTACACGGCGGTGTTCGCCATGGCCAACACGAGCCCGGTCGCGGACAACGAGGTCGTCGTCCGGCACGTCGCCCGGCGCGGCCGCGAGGTCGGCCTGGTCGACGTGCACCCGGTCGGCGCGGTCACCGTCGGCCTGGAGGGCGTCAAGCTCGCCGAGCTGGGCACGATGGCCAAGGCCGGCGCGCGGATGTTCTCCGACGACGGCCACTGCGTGCACGACCCGCTGATCATGCGGCGCGCGCTGGAGTACAGCAAGGCGCTGGACGTGGTCGTCGCGCAGCACGCGGAGGAGCCCCGGCTCACCGTGGGCGCGCAGGCGCACGAGGGCGAGCAGGCCTCCCGGCTGGGCCTGCAGGGCTGGCCCGCCGCCGCCGAGGAGTCGATCGTGGCCCGGGACTGCCTGCTGGCGCTGCACGCGGGCGCCCGGCTGCACGTCTGCCACGTCTCCACCACCGGCACCGCCGACGTGCTCAGGTGGGCCAAGGCCCGCGGCACGGAGGTCTCCGCCGAGGTCACGCCGCACCACCTGCTGCTGACCGACGAGCGGCTGGCCACCTACGACCCGGTGAACAAGGTCAACCCGCCGCTGCGCACGGCGGCCGACGTCGAGGTGCTGCGCCGGGCGCTCGCCGAGGGCGTCATCGACTGCGTGGCCACCGACCACGCGCCGCACGCCGTGCAGGACAAGGACACCGAGTGGTCCGCCGCCCGGCCCGGCATGCTCGGCCTGCAGACCGCGCTGTCGATCGTGGTGGAGACCATGGTCAAGACCGGTCTGCTGGACTGGCGGGGCGTGGCGCGGGTGATGAGCGAGCGGCCCGCCGGGATCGCGGGCCTGCCCGACCAGGGCCGGCCGATCGAGGTCGGCGAGCCCGCCAACCTCGTCCTGGTCGACCCGGACGCCACCTGGACGGTGCGCGGCGCGGAGTTCGCCAGCATCGCGGCCAACACCCCGTTCGAGGGCATGGAGCTGCCCGGCGCGGTGGTCGCGACCCTGCTGCGCGGGCGCGTGACGGCGGTCGGCGGAAGGATTCCGGCATGA
- a CDS encoding transporter has product MTRVLLSLAVLAIFLLCLYGMWHGWRRRARRQAGVLPEFPQPPAETGATMLETTGVYVGTTIGDDWQDRVAVGDIGHRAEATLKLTESGVLVERTGASALWIPADRVDGARTARGLAGKVMTADGLLVVRWHLGDQVFDTGFRGDDKDVYEQWVQALGGPA; this is encoded by the coding sequence ATGACGCGGGTGCTGCTCTCCCTCGCCGTGCTGGCGATCTTCCTGCTGTGCCTGTACGGCATGTGGCACGGCTGGCGGCGGCGCGCCCGCCGGCAGGCCGGGGTGCTGCCGGAGTTCCCGCAGCCGCCCGCCGAGACCGGCGCGACGATGCTGGAGACGACCGGCGTGTACGTCGGCACCACCATCGGCGACGACTGGCAGGACCGGGTGGCGGTCGGCGACATCGGCCACCGCGCCGAGGCGACCCTCAAGCTCACCGAGAGCGGCGTGCTGGTGGAGCGCACCGGCGCGAGCGCGCTGTGGATCCCGGCGGACCGGGTGGACGGCGCCCGGACGGCCCGCGGCCTCGCGGGCAAGGTGATGACGGCGGACGGCCTGCTGGTCGTGCGCTGGCACCTCGGCGACCAGGTGTTCGACACCGGGTTCCGGGGCGACGACAAGGACGTGTACGAGCAGTGGGTGCAAGCGCTGGGAGGCCCCGCATGA